The genomic region CTCGCAATTGGGATGCAGGTATTTTTGAACTTAGGGGGCCGCTAAAATTTAGCTCTTGtctcatcgaatgtttgaacctccgttccgggtattaaatatagtcggattataaaactaatttgtcagccgaacaGTCACGGCACGACCATCGAGTCATCGACCAGGCACTCGCAATTGGGATGCAGGTATTTTtgaacttagggggtgtttggttacaccccgctaaaatttagccctttgtcccatcgaatgtttgaacctccgttccgggtattaaatatagtcagattataaaactaatttgtcagccgaagattaaaagacgagacgaatctagtccagttggttgggtctatatttcatactcctatttaaaagtcaaacgcttgatgtgacccgagctaaactttagcaggagcaaccaaacacccccttattcTTTCTTGAACTTGTCATGTTATATCATGAAAGTCACTAAGTAAACTAATAAAATAAATTAAAATACGCCCTCTAACTTTTTTAGAAATATGTTCTCTAACTTTATCGGCCTGCGTAAAACTGTTCAAAATTAGATTTGCTCAAATCAGATATCGTCGTGACTCGTGACGGGACATGTTAAGCATATAAATGAAACTTTGGGGACTCAAATAACATAGTACGTCAAGTTCAAGAACCCAGTACATCATGTCAAAATCGGGACCCAAATGACTCCAACGTGACATGCCACGTCCGCATTCTGTTTGAACAAAATCGGGTTTGGACGGTTTTGGCGGGTCGACAAAGCTAGAAGACATGTTTTACTGGTTTTGTAAGTTTGATGACTCAAGTGATACAACGTATCAAATTCAAAAATGTTACTGCATTTTACTCATTCTAATACATTGGAATCTATTTAGAGCTTGTTTGTTTTCCATGGATTTTTAGAATCCTCACAAAAATATCTCATAATAAACCAAACACAATTAGATATTATGTCTTGGATATTGTACTTACATCTAAAGTTTGTAGAATCTACTTCCAACTGCATTGTGAGATAATATCTTAGATTTTGTGCAAAATTATATTATGAAAATCTCAGGGAAAACAAACGGAGCCTTAGACCATGTTCAACACTTCACCTATATGGTAAGTTAAAACaatgttttgcaatgttttgtaCTGTAGAATGCATTGTTCCCATGGTGAAACTTAAATATGGATATGAAGATGAGTAAGTTGCTGAAGATAGTCTTAGAGATGTGTATTCGAGTCCGGTTCATATTAAACACTTAAATCATATGTTTTTAATATTAATAttcatttatattttatttaacgtaTGCTGTTTATATTTAAATATAAATCCAAATTAAAATAGAAAAAAACTAATATCCATCCCTACCTAATCCATTTACACCCCGCAGGATCGTGTCATCCACACCCAAACACTCGACTCGAGTGGACTGTGGACTCGACGCTGAAGCCCCTAGCCGAGCCCCAAATCCCAATCGGCGGCCAATCCCCTCCGCCGCTCAATGGCCGCCACGCCCCTCCCTATCACCTCCCCACCTCCACCACCCACGCCACCCCTACCGCAGCCACCCACCGCCGCCACTATCCGCTCTCTCACTGCCGCAGGCAACCATGCCGCTGCTCTCCACGCGCTATCATCCTTGTCGGCGGCGTCCTCCTCCCATGCCCCGCTCGACCACTTCGCGCTCCCGCCCGCCGCCAAGTCCGCCGCCGCGCTTCGCTCCCTCATAGCCGTCCGGTCCATTCACGGCGCTGCGCTGCGCCGCGATCTCCTCCATGGGTTCACCCCGGCCGTCGCCAACGCGCTCCTCACCGCCTACGCGCGatgcggcgacctcaccgccgcgctcGCGCTCTTCAATGCCATGCCCAGCCGCGACGCCGTCACCTTTAACTCCCTCATCGCCGCGCTCTGCCTCTTCCGCCGCTGGCTCCCGGCACTGGACGCGCTCCGCGACATGCTCCTGGAGGGCCACCCGCTCAGCTCATTCACGCTTGTGAGCGTCCTGCTCGCGTGCTCCCACCTCGCTGAGGACCTGCGCCTCGGCCGTGAGGCGCACGCGTTCGCTCTCAAGAACGGGTTCCTGGACGGCGACGAACGGTTCGCGTTTAACGCGCTGCTCTCCATGTACGCGCGCCTCGGCCTTGTCGACGACGCGCAGATGCTCTTCGGCTCCGTCGACACCACCGACTCGCCGGGCGGTGGCGTCGTTACGTGGAACACCATGGTCAGCCTGCTGGTGCAGAGCGGGCGCTGTGGCGAGGCCATCGAGGTGATTTACGACATGGTCGCGCGCGGGGTGCGCCCGGACGGTATCACGTTCGCGAGCGCGCTCCCGGCGTGTTCCCAGCTGGAGATGCTCTCCCTCGGCCGGGAGATGCACGCCTACGTCCTCAAGGACTCCGACCTCGCCGCCAACTCGTTCGTAGCAAGCGCGCTCGTGGACATGTACGCGAGCCATGAGCGGGTGGGCGTGGCGAGGCGGGTGTTCGACATGGTCCCGGGCGGACACCGTCAGCTCGGGCTGTGGAACGCCATGGTCTGCGGATATGCGCAGGCTGGCATGGACGAGGAGGCATTGGAGCTCTTCGCCCGGATGGAGGCCGAGGCCGGCGTCGTACCCAGCGAGACCACCATTGCGGGCGTGCTGCCCGCGTGCGCTCGTTCAGAGACCTTTGCCGGCAAGGAAGCTGTGCACGGTTACGTCCTGAAGCGCGGCATGGCGGATAACCCATTCGTGCAGAACGCGCTCATGGACTTGTACGCGCGCCTCGGCGACATGGAAGCTGCGCGGTGGATCTTCGCCGCGATCGAGCCCCGCGACGTGGTCTCTTGGAACACTCTCATCACTGGCTGCGTCGTGCAGGGCCACATCCACGACGCGTTCCAGTTGGTCCGGGAgatgcagcagcaagggagattcACTGATGCCACAACAGAAGACGGCATCGCTGGGACAGATGAAGAGCCGGTGGTGCCGAACAACGTCACACTCATGACCCTGCTCCCTGGCTGCGCGATGCTGGCGGCGCCAGCGAAGGGGAAGGAGATCCATGGCTATGCGATGCGCCACGCCTTGGACTCGGACATCGCCGTCGGGAGCGCGCTGGTGGACATGTACGCCAAGTGCGGCTGCCTGGCGCTGTCGAGGGCCGTGTTCGACCGGCTGCCGAAGAGGAACGTCATCACCTGGAACGTTCTCATCATGGCCTACGGCATGCATGGGCTCGGTGATGAGGCCATCGCTCTGTTCGACCGAATGGTGATGAGCAACGAGGCTAAGCCGAACGAGGTCACCTTCATCGCCGCACTAGCAGCCTGCAGCCACTCCGGCATGGTCGACCGCGGCATGGAGCTATTCCATAGCATGAAGAGGAACCATGGGGTCCAGCCAACACCAGATCTTCACGCCTGCGCTGTTGACATTCTCGGTCGGGCTGGCAGGCTGGATGAGGCCTACAGTATCATCACCTCAATGGAGCCAGGAGAGCAGCAGGTGTCCGCGTGGAGCAGCTTCCTTGGAGCATGCCGGCTGCACCGGAACGTCCCTCTTGGCGAGATTGCTGCCGAGCGGCTGTTCCAGCTGGAGCCCGACGAGGCGAGCCATTACGTGCTCCTGTGCAACATTTACTCCGCTGCCGGCCTATGGGAGAAATCATCAGAGGTGCGGAACAGGATGCGGCAGAGGGGCGTCAGCAAGGAACCCGGCTGCAGCTGGATCGAACTCGACGGCGTCATCCACAGGTTCATGGCTGGCGAGTCTGCGCACCCAGAGAGCACGCTGGTGCACGCGCACATGGACGCACTCTGGGAGCGGATGAGGAACCAGGGGTACACGCCAGACACGTCGTCTGTGCTTCACGACATTGAGGAGAGCGAGAAGGCGGCGATCCTCCGGTACCACAGCGAGAAGCTCGCCATTGCCTTCGGGCTGCTGCGGACGCCACCTGGCGCAACCATCAGGGTGGCCAAGAACCTGAGGGTGTGCAACGACTGCCATGAGGCTGCTAAATTCATCTCCAGGATGGTGGGGAGGGAAATTGTGCTGAGGGACGTGAGAAGGTTTCACCATTTCGTGGACGGGGCCTGCTCCTGTGGGGATTACTGGTAGAAGAAACGTCATAGTGTTTCAATTAAAAATCAAACATTTAATTTCAATTAAATATATAAAAAACATTAATACTTGTTTTAAATAATAAGTATTATTATATAAATTACTGAATATATTTTTATAATGGATTTATTTAGAAATATCAGGTTCAAAGTTTGATGTCTAGGGTAATTCGAACTGttaggacaaatttaatattttaaaatagatatgtataaaatttgatattAATCTTtttttatgttatcaagcacattagtacaaatacgaataaaatattatataaattgttttatgtattatttgctccctacaatacaaaaaattgaaaaaattaccgaatttgttttCGAATCTATActgaagtttatatctattatttgagaaaatatataatgaatttgaggtttaccttttatgaatctttagaagctgaatgttaaaaacaagaatacaaatttctATTATagattctatatcctatttattcgcaatcgAATAAAAACGActaaaaactgattaccgaataaatatcGTTTTCATCCCTATTGATGTCAATGGGTCTTTTGCCATCATTAATGGAGACCATTACAAAAAGAGCCACACAGGGATCCCTTAACGATGCATCTCGATCCAACGAGGGAATGAAACTCATGAGATCTAGTTTGAAAGCTAAAACACCGGAGGGAATTGGAGAGGTTAAAAGCCTCTTCttattcaaaattaaataaaAAGGGATTTTAGTCTCTTCAATCTCCTCCGGTTTTATGGCTTCTAAACTAGCACTGAAAGATATGTTTGCGATCATTATGTTGCCCCACGGTTTTACTGCCCACAGCTGTGTCTGACACGCAACAAGTGGTACACACCACGCAACAAGTGGTACACACCTACGAAGGTTGCCAATACTACGCCCGTCAGAGCTATATGTAGGCCCAAGCGCTATAGACGATTCCCATCACATGACCATTCGCAGCCTAAGGACTCGATCTACTGGGACCCCTTCAAAAGGACATTTACGGTTGCACACGTGTGCTAGTTGCATTAACAAATTCACCAAATAGATCGAGGTCTGGTCGCTCGCAAATATCACGTCCGAGCAGACAGTgaaattcttcaccaacatcgtcCACCGCTTTGGAGTACCGAACTCCATCATTACAGATAATAGGACACAGTTTACCCGGAAGAAGTTCCTAAAATTCTGCGGCAAGTTACACATATGTGTCGACTGATCAGTCGTGGCTCACCTCGAATGAatggtgaaaggatcacgatgcccaagagaggggggtgaattaggcttttctaaaaatcaacaataattaaaaccTAAACAAGAGCCTAACTTCACTCCAACAACTAGCAATAagtaaataatactagaaatacaacaatgctaagacaatacttcaaatacttgctaaacaaatacgcaATGTAAAATACTTGAATTAAGTGCGAAATGTAAAGCAAGGTATAGAAGACTCCTCCTATTTTtcctgaggtatcgaagagtcggcactctccactagtcgtcgttggagcacccgcgcaagggtatcgctcccccttgtcctcgtaagaaccaagtgctcactacgagatgatcttttgtcactccggcgcggtggatccctcacgaccgcttacaaacttgagtcgggtcaccaacaagatctccacggtgaccaccgagctcccaacaccaccaagccatctacgtgatgtcgatcaccaagagtaacaagctgtagactttcacttgaccaagagaagcctaatgcatgcggtgtgtgctctaggtggctctcgctagcgctaatgaggtccaaatgcaagattaagattctctaatcacctcacttggctttgtggtgcttgcaatgttCTACCAATGTGTATgagtaaatgtgggcagcaagacaatcaatatggtgggtggagggggtataaatagctctcacccaccaactagccgttaccagaactgtgctgcgcatgggcgcatcggacagtccggtgtgccaacggtgcgccaccggtgcgccaatggtcgactccaacggctagttctgacagctagccgttgggcagatggcacaccggacagtgaacagtcactgtccggtgcgcaccggacagtccggtgcgctgtccggtgtgccactaaaattcaactcgtgaacactgcgctctcgggtttcttcgcAGGGGAAAGACCTTCCCCGGGCCAACCTGGCCCCACCtgacagagggcgcaccggacagtccggtgccccaaagccagaaaccatagtttctattttcttctgtttttcaaatcggttttcgttctaactcgtgagtatgttctagagtgacacctagcactatatgtgagtgtgaatatgcaccaacactacactagaactctcttggtcaaactactcatcgacaacccctctttatagtacggctaaaacaaaataaaagacctaactatatcacgagtgtccgcaactccttgacactcggaatacgaagaccttcactttttgtttcgtcgctttagccgtcgcttcaagttcttatctccaGGATTGTTTTTACCGTTGTAGTACATCTACCTGTAAtgggacctaacttaccatttgtctctgtaaaacacatgttagtcacatataatattacgttgtcattaatcactaaaaccaaccaggggcctagatgctttcaatctcctcatttttggtgattgatgacaaccctacaagattgtgagagtagtttgttttgaaatttctgacaatagagaagatggttagttgtactcaataatttttgacagaaagagtgtgtaacataataataagagcgagcgcatacacatcataagtttcttgttcatataaaagtgaaatcaaatcgatgaacaagaactagaagactggtgataacatataaggtgaaaacacaatacacacacagtcaacataagcatcgagagtatataataGAGTTCGTGAGCCAAAATcgtcatacaaaagtggagctagtatagagagtatcaagcacatatattacatcaaaatgactctctactaactccctaactccccctagctctcacaactctcatatctctccccatttggcgtcaaacaccaaaagggaacccgaacctacagaccagaagaggaaggaggtggcgggggcgcaTCTGGTCACGGTCGTGGCAGAAGAGCAAACGCCAgctgagggtcagagtcagtcttggatccaggatctgccgtagaagctggagctagtactgactcggacggagtctgcgctgcaggagctgccggagCTGAAGAGGTCACAGACACCGCCACAGTAGCAGTGGTAATAGCaggagctggtggcactggcgtctGAGCGCTGACGAAGCTGATGACCGGTGACGAGAAaaccagggtgaccggccggagcagagaggaagaaggaccaaacgAAAGAAGAGGGGGTCCTGCCTGAAGGGATGGCACAACAGCGGCCTGAAGAGCTGGAGGGGGGCAGACTGAACAGGAGGAATCTGAGCACCGGTATGCTTAAGTATGTGAGTCATGAAGGCCCGGTTCTCAGCCCTGTCTGCCagaagctgctgctgcagagtgtCCTATCTGTCCTAAATAGTCTGAAACATCGATAGCATTCTCTCGAACATCTGCTGCTGAACTGCTGCCagatgagcctgctgctgagtaagaGTCTGGAGGATCGTAGCCAGAGCAGGTTCAATGGCAGGAGGGGTAGCAGGGGCAACAcaggaactcccagcctcatggtcATGGGAGCGTGGAGGCACAGAGGCGGAggtggaatcccaaaatcatcatcatcatcattatcatcaggAACCGTTGTGCCCTGAGTCTCGAACTGATGGTAGGTCGTATCCTCTACCTGAGTGTCAATCACTGGATCAGGTACCGGCACTGGGTCCTTAGGGGCTAGACGGTAGGAGCCAAAGTGGAGGcatgaggcctcaagggtgccctGGAACTGCGGTGGGCGGATCAGTTGTGCGAAGATGTGGTAGAGATAGTGACCATATGACATCTGTCGCCGAACATGAAGACCATCCAATatcgtgtcctcgatctcacatatAAGGAAGTCAACAACATCAAACTCTGAATGCGAGATCAGGGCTCCAAGTAGCTAGAGCTGGATATGAGTGGTAGGCTCTCTATAACCCATCCGAGGCAGTAGCGTCCGTCTCATGAGCTGATATAAGTACTGGGCCGCTAGAGTGAAATCTGCCGGTgagcgtcgcgacccatctgagaagggcggtccGAACAAAGCCGCGACATGAGCTGTAGCTGGAGCAACTCCGTCGTGAGGGCGCCGAGGAGGATCAGAAGTACCATAACACaagctgtgaaggcgagtcgatGACTTGGTGAATCCAAACAACTGGCAAATTTGGCTAGCATGAAGTGTAACATCCTCgtgctcaaagcggaacctcatccattGGTGATCGGGGTCGATCCGTACAGAAGCATAGAAAActtggacccactcctcaacatatctgtcgCTGGTAGTCAGAAGAGTGAGAAGTCTAGGCATATATGAGGTTCAATAACCGATGCGCTCGCAGAACAATATGGGCTGACATCTGTGCTTTAAAGAAAGACTCCTGGATCCTGGTGCTGAAAAGATCTGCCGCTGTAGGGTCTCTCTACGCAGGTAGCCAAGTCTCCATGGGTACatgtctgaaccgacgtacccgggccgctgtagcacgctgaagatcgatCAACCGAGGATCGACAGCTAGTGGTCGCACCTCGATCTCATCTCACTCCCGAAAGCAGGCAGGTGGGATGGGTGGAGCGGAaaggggagcgggaggaggagtagTGGAAGCAggagtggtggaggtggtaggtatggctgaggtggtggatggcgcaggagtgactggagcgggcgaagtgggaggtggagtgctAGCAGTGGCGGGAGTGGTAGgtgtggaggagcgaggccgagagGCGAGTCGACGAACTCTGTAGGCAATCTGATCGGATGAGATCTGCAGCTGACCGCCTCTCTCTGCCTGCTCAGCCACTGCTGCTTCTGCTAGAACTACTCGGGCTGCTCTGTCcaaacgccgcttcttgcggccttcctgctgctccaaatagacagtcttccccttgacctgcctgaaggggcgaggagggtcctcgtcgtctcctccccctggtgccgacacattcttcgtgcacaCCATCATGACCTGAAGACTGCATATGAGAGAGAGAAACTAAGCACAAGAAGATAACAACCGATAGGATGACAAAAGAATGGATAATGACCTGGAAATCtcacgagagagggagagaatccaggcaggacaggagacggctcacgggtaggcgaggtcactgaaatgacaaaagaggtgagcacgtattagtcacatagtcataagtatatgaaatgtgaataaatacatacacagagtatTATGACAGAAAAATCGAGTGATttggcgatcgagaggtcaaacaacacgaaaacggcgtttgaacgaggaatagtgccataggaggtctGAAATTGGAATTGAGGCATGAAATgacttggaattgagccgatacttcacgaataggtttatatgggtaaatatgagtgaagtgtgcacTTGGTTTGATTTTAGGGGAAGAAAATGGAATTTGGGCACTCGACTCGGAATTAATGGCTATAAAGGGGAATTTGTGTAAAATTGAAGCCTGGGATATCAGATTGGCGTGAGATTTtgcgaatatgttactggaggtatCGTGAAGGTGCCTGGAAAATTTGGGATTGATTggtgcatttttggctggtttgggcatttcattgAGCACGTGGCGTGCGACGTTCTAGGTTTTTGATGAAATGGCTAATTTAAGGATTGAAAACCTCCCAAAGGGAGCAAGGTACCTATAGGGATATTTAATAGGCTTTAGGGCACACATCCAACACTTTGATTCACAGGAATTGCACAGATTTGATTTAAGGAATCAAGGGGTGGAAGGGGAGCTTCACTGGGCTGGaaatagagagagagaagagggggaagAAGCAGCTCACCAGAGGAAGGGAAGAGGCCGAGCGCGAACACTGGAGGTCGCCGGAGCACGGCCGGAGACGGTGGACGCTGGTGAGGTGCAGAGGGGAGTCACTAGAGGAGTTGAGAGATAGAGAGCAGAGAGGGAAAAGGGGGCCTCTGGCTCGATCTCGGACTGGAGGTCCTTTTTTAAAACGCGTTATGGACGCACCAGACAGACTATAGtgtctgtccgatgcacaccggacagcgcacagtagctgtccgttgAACCACCAGACAGCGCACAGGAGAAAGTGGATCTGCGTGCGCACGaccggtgcatcggacagtgcatagtgcagtgtccggtgcacatcggactgtccggtgagcccagatagAGGGGATTTTGAAAATTTTCAAATTTTTGATCTAAATTTTAACCAaatcaaatcccaacttataatcacataaaagaacacctgttgggacaggtattggcaccctcatatattttcccataattttcaaaatattttgctatAGGCTagttaatttttagagaaaatagtcaAATGGCgagatttgcattttggctttgcactaggggttttcaagaacaatttgagttttgaatactccccctaagtgtagtacctcatgcatatctgaagaaccaacaattgcatagtaaataggaatttaagtactaaaagcttaaaactaagacttgtcaagtttaagcccgagttaagctttttcacacgctttgttggcggttatcttaactaggttagacaagccctagatgcaatacaagaaatttaaatatgcaatgcaggcttgacaacaccattagaGATCTTTAAATAAAGTTTCTGAGATCAAGTATGTTTAATTcatttctcaacatgcaaaaacgggttttatcaagtggcttagtgaaaatatccgctaattgatcttccgacctcactccttctaaaataatgtctcctttagcaacatgatctctaaggaagtgatgacggatatcaatgtgcttggtgcgagagcgttgtacaggattattagcaattttaacagcactcacaTTGTCACATAAtaaaggtactttttctagaactacgccatagtctaaaagagtttgtttcatatataaaatttgtgtgcaacaagcacccacgacaatgtattctgcttcggcggttgacaaggcaacactattttgctttttggatgtccatgatactagtgatctcccaagcaaatggcacccccagaagtactttttctgTCAATTTTGCaatcggcataatccgaatcggaatagccaattaagtcaaaagtagctcctttaggATACCAAAGACCAAAGCTTGGAGTGTGCTTGAGacacctaagaattcttttaacagcacgaagatgagctttcttgggATTtgattgaaatcgagcacacatacagacactaaacatgatatcgggcctagatgcggtaagatacaataaactaccaatcacagAATGGCAGAGAGTTTGATCAatagggttacctccctcatctaggtcgagatgtccatttgttagcataggtgtcttgattggtttgcacttctccatgttgaatcttttcaacaagtctttggtatacttctcttgtgagaggaagttaccatctttcatttgcttgacttgaaagtcgaggaagtacgtcagctcaccaatcatagacatctcaaactccttcgacatcaactcaccaaattccttgcaatgataatcatttgtcgagccaaagattatgtcatcaacatatacttgacaaatgaaaatatcaccgttatgtttcttagtgaataaggttgtgtcgacggtcccaatcttgaagcccttttcgatgaggaagtcacgaagacgctcataccaagcccttggagcttgctttaatccatatagcgccttggacaacctgtaagcatggttaggatatctagggtcttcaaacccaggtggttgctcaacatatacaagttcatttatgaagccatttaaaaatgcactttttacatccatttgataaagctttatatcatagcatgatgcatatgcgagtaggatacgaatggcttcaagtcgagcaactagtgcaaaggtctctccaaaatctaagccttcaacttgagagaagctcttttcaacaagtcttgccttgttccttacaatcatgccttgttcatcttgtttgtttctaaacacccactttgttccaatgatccttgcatcttgtgggggcttctccagggtccaaacttggttacgggtgaagttgtttagttcttcatgcatggcgttcacccagtccggatcctatagcgcctcatctatacatgtaggctcaacacaagaaacaaaggagtgatgttcaataaaagaagcatgtttatgtgatcgagtaataaccccttgtgaaggactcccaatgatttggtcttttgggtgtgcttgaagtagtgatgaggttctcctgtcaaccacttgggaagaagatcctggagcatcaacatctttggcttgtacccttgcttgttcatgagagacaaatgtatctttatttgcatgcctctcatctttttcatcatcttgtggcacACTTTATGAAGAAGgtctgtcaatgttttgcacctcttcttcatcttcttttggtttgatagctccaattggcatgttcttcatggcttccctaagtggctcatcacctacatcatcaagattttcaagtgctccttgcgagccattagtttcatcaaactccacatcatatgtttcttctaccacgccagtggcatgattgaatactcgatatgctttggactttgatgaataacccagtagaaaaccaatatcacaacgtctttgaaacttccctaggtgatggcattTCTTataaatgtagcatttgcatccaaacacccaaaagaaggagacgtctggctttttcccatttagcagttcatagggagtcttcgcaagtagccggtgaggaaatagcctgtttgatgcataacatgcagtgttgacagcttcggcccaaaacctctctggtgtgttatactcatcaatcattatcCTTGCAAGTgagatcaaggtcctgtttttcctttcaacaactctatTTTGTTGATGTGTATATGTTGCTGAtatttcatgcttgatcccaatctcatcacagtattcatgaatgttggtgttgtcaaattcttttccattatcacttctaatcttcttgatcttgcaatcaaattcattttgagctttcttggcaaacttcttgaatatagatgcaacttcagatttatcatggagaaagaacacccaagtctatcttgagaaatcatcaactataactagacagtagaggttg from Zea mays cultivar B73 chromosome 6, Zm-B73-REFERENCE-NAM-5.0, whole genome shotgun sequence harbors:
- the LOC103629856 gene encoding pentatricopeptide repeat-containing protein At3g57430, chloroplastic, with the translated sequence MAATPLPITSPPPPPTPPLPQPPTAATIRSLTAAGNHAAALHALSSLSAASSSHAPLDHFALPPAAKSAAALRSLIAVRSIHGAALRRDLLHGFTPAVANALLTAYARCGDLTAALALFNAMPSRDAVTFNSLIAALCLFRRWLPALDALRDMLLEGHPLSSFTLVSVLLACSHLAEDLRLGREAHAFALKNGFLDGDERFAFNALLSMYARLGLVDDAQMLFGSVDTTDSPGGGVVTWNTMVSLLVQSGRCGEAIEVIYDMVARGVRPDGITFASALPACSQLEMLSLGREMHAYVLKDSDLAANSFVASALVDMYASHERVGVARRVFDMVPGGHRQLGLWNAMVCGYAQAGMDEEALELFARMEAEAGVVPSETTIAGVLPACARSETFAGKEAVHGYVLKRGMADNPFVQNALMDLYARLGDMEAARWIFAAIEPRDVVSWNTLITGCVVQGHIHDAFQLVREMQQQGRFTDATTEDGIAGTDEEPVVPNNVTLMTLLPGCAMLAAPAKGKEIHGYAMRHALDSDIAVGSALVDMYAKCGCLALSRAVFDRLPKRNVITWNVLIMAYGMHGLGDEAIALFDRMVMSNEAKPNEVTFIAALAACSHSGMVDRGMELFHSMKRNHGVQPTPDLHACAVDILGRAGRLDEAYSIITSMEPGEQQVSAWSSFLGACRLHRNVPLGEIAAERLFQLEPDEASHYVLLCNIYSAAGLWEKSSEVRNRMRQRGVSKEPGCSWIELDGVIHRFMAGESAHPESTLVHAHMDALWERMRNQGYTPDTSSVLHDIEESEKAAILRYHSEKLAIAFGLLRTPPGATIRVAKNLRVCNDCHEAAKFISRMVGREIVLRDVRRFHHFVDGACSCGDYW